In one window of Palaemon carinicauda isolate YSFRI2023 chromosome 2, ASM3689809v2, whole genome shotgun sequence DNA:
- the LOC137615394 gene encoding uncharacterized protein — translation MFTRAVNLKICVDMSVKEFLRSFMLHTFDYGLPQFCVSDLGTQIVAGGNIIMDFLKDPETQRHFDEAGVQSIKFDWYFKGCSQMGSLVEICIKMVKHLINKSIGTNVLEFRDFEFVVSQTCHLVNKRPIAFKEALRDSSNEPVPHPITPERLIHGYDLLSINVIPDLQPDPEIDLEYILGTTPSERIKNNYQKLNAIRKNLIDNYHSEFLATLIKQAVDKKDRYRPCHHQHLNVGDIVLIKETHVKPLNYSMGKITEVIKNTSGEVTNAIVLKGKTNELVKRHITSLIPLLKPDIAEEINPSVNEELDAKPKFRGRSRRRAAVESEKRTRHVLQD, via the coding sequence atgtttactcgagcagtcaatttgaagatttgcgtggatatgtctgttaaagaattccttcgttcttttatgcttcacacgtttgattatggattgccacagttttgtgtaagtgacttaggcacacagatagtagcaggaggtaacatcataatggattttcttaaagatcctgaaacccagaggcattttgatgaggctggtgtacaatcgataaaatttgattggtattttaaaggctgcagtcagatgggttctttggtagagatatgtataaagatggtcaaacatttgataaataagtccattggtacaaatgttttagaatttagagattttgaatttgttgttagtcaaacttgtcacttggtgaataagcgaccaattgcttttaaagaggcattaagggattcaagcaacgagcctgttcctcaccctatcactccggaaaggcttattcatggctatgatctcttatccatcaatgtcattcctgatctacagcctgatcctgagattgatcttgaatacattcttggtaccaccccgtcagaaaggataaagaataattatcaaaaactaaatgcaatcagaaaaaatctcatagacaattatcattcggagtttttagctaccctaataaaacaggcagttgataagaaggaccgatatcgtccttgtcatcatcagcatcttaatgtaggtgatattgttttaatcaaagagactcatgtaaaaccccttaactattctatgggaaaaattacagaggtaattaagaatacaagtggtgaggtgactaatgctatcgttttgaaaggtaaaacaaatgagctggtgaaaaggcatataaccagtctcatccctcttttaaaacccgatattgctgaagagatcaatccttcagttaatgaggaattagatgccaaacctaaatttagaggaaggtcaaggagaagggcagcagtcgagtcagagaaaaggactaggcatgtgctccaagactga